In the genome of Persephonella sp. KM09-Lau-8, one region contains:
- a CDS encoding TatD family hydrolase: protein MIDTHAHLDMLKTEEDLMESINSLDCIITIGCDKEEIYKAIDIANKYENVYASIGYHPYDIKGLTEEDIKQLKRLALENEKVVAIGEAGLDYYRDITPKNLQWEFFEKQIALAKELNLPLIVHSRSANEDTVKILQENAPYPASGIIHCFGGDIPMMEKCVDMGFYISFAGNITYPKADNLREVLKRTPLDRLLLETDSPFLSPQKKRGKPNKPSNIFYTLEFAADFLNIDKEELEKITDQNAQRLFKKIKQPIH from the coding sequence ATGATAGATACCCATGCACATCTTGATATGCTGAAAACAGAAGAAGATTTAATGGAGAGTATAAACAGCCTTGATTGTATTATCACAATTGGTTGTGATAAAGAAGAGATATACAAAGCTATTGATATAGCCAATAAATATGAGAATGTTTATGCATCTATTGGATATCATCCATATGATATAAAAGGCCTTACTGAAGAGGATATAAAGCAACTGAAAAGACTGGCATTGGAAAATGAAAAAGTAGTTGCTATTGGCGAAGCAGGACTTGATTACTACAGGGATATAACTCCCAAGAATTTACAATGGGAATTTTTTGAAAAACAGATAGCACTGGCAAAGGAGCTGAATCTGCCTTTAATAGTCCATTCCAGAAGTGCTAATGAAGATACAGTAAAAATTCTGCAGGAAAATGCCCCATATCCTGCCTCTGGAATAATCCACTGTTTTGGTGGAGATATTCCAATGATGGAAAAATGCGTGGATATGGGATTTTATATTTCTTTTGCTGGAAATATAACATATCCAAAAGCGGATAATCTTAGGGAAGTTTTAAAGAGAACTCCCCTTGATAGATTACTCCTTGAAACAGACAGTCCATTTTTATCTCCACAGAAAAAAAGAGGAAAACCAAACAAACCCTCAAATATCTTTTATACTCTGGAATTTGCAGCTGATTTTTTAAATATTGATAAGGAAGAACTTGAGAAAATTACAGACCAGAATGCCCAGAGATTATTCAAAAAAATAAAACAACCTATCCATTAA
- a CDS encoding ATP-dependent DNA ligase has translation MEYLRLAKFYDFLEKTTSRIEMTNALVELFKETPKNLIDKVVYLSIGKVAPEYIGLDYNFSEKSAIKALSQVLGISEHDIQHKIIETGDLGDAGKILYEEKGIKPQKKLTVEEVYDTLRKIAETTGYGSSKKKMELFISLLKNASPLEVKFLLRTITERLRLGIGDNTIMDALAIAFTGSKENRAIIERAYNITSDLGYVASILVKEGLEGVKNIKIQIGRPIRPMLAERMAIPSFILKKLGGKAGAEYKYDGERIQVHRKGDEFHLFSRRLENITHQFPDLIEFLKESTPEEYILELEAVVIDPSSGAIRPFQDLMNRRVKYVTRFHIMMYPIAGFLFDIMYLNGEDLTLKPYPERRKILEEVVKTTDRINLATRKIVDNVDELESFFLEAIENGCEGLVCKSLQPDSIYQAGKRGFLWIKYKRDYKSHLADTLDLVVVGAFYGKGQRAGKFGSLLMACYDPETDQFKTVCKVGTGFTEDDFNKLEELLAPHQIDHKHPRVNSILTADIWYEPYLVLEITGAELTLSPVHTCGWDKIKLNRGLGLRFPRFTGRYRFDKRPEDATTEAEIIEMYKNQIQIRV, from the coding sequence ATGGAATATTTAAGACTGGCTAAATTTTATGATTTTCTGGAGAAAACAACAAGTAGAATAGAGATGACCAATGCCCTTGTAGAGCTTTTTAAAGAAACACCTAAAAATCTAATAGATAAGGTTGTTTACCTTTCTATAGGAAAGGTAGCACCTGAATACATAGGGCTTGATTATAACTTCAGTGAAAAATCTGCTATAAAAGCACTTTCACAGGTTCTGGGGATATCCGAGCATGATATACAACATAAAATTATAGAAACAGGGGATTTGGGGGATGCAGGAAAAATCTTATATGAAGAGAAAGGAATAAAACCACAGAAAAAGCTAACAGTTGAAGAAGTATATGATACCCTCAGAAAAATTGCTGAAACAACAGGTTACGGCTCTTCTAAGAAAAAGATGGAACTTTTTATTTCTCTGCTAAAAAATGCATCTCCCCTTGAAGTTAAATTTCTTCTCAGAACTATAACTGAAAGGCTCAGGCTTGGTATAGGAGATAACACAATAATGGATGCCCTTGCCATCGCATTTACAGGAAGCAAAGAAAACAGAGCAATAATAGAGAGAGCTTATAACATAACTTCAGATTTGGGTTATGTTGCTTCAATTCTGGTTAAAGAGGGATTAGAAGGAGTTAAAAATATCAAAATACAGATAGGAAGACCTATAAGACCAATGCTTGCCGAGAGGATGGCAATTCCATCTTTTATTTTGAAAAAATTAGGTGGAAAGGCAGGGGCAGAGTATAAATATGATGGAGAAAGAATACAGGTTCATAGGAAGGGGGATGAGTTTCATCTATTTTCCAGAAGACTTGAAAATATAACCCATCAGTTTCCTGACCTTATTGAGTTCTTGAAAGAATCAACCCCTGAGGAGTATATACTTGAATTGGAAGCTGTTGTTATAGACCCATCTTCAGGTGCTATCAGGCCGTTTCAGGACTTAATGAACAGAAGGGTTAAGTATGTAACCCGCTTTCATATAATGATGTATCCAATAGCAGGATTTTTGTTCGATATTATGTATCTAAACGGAGAAGACCTTACCCTTAAACCCTATCCTGAAAGAAGAAAAATACTTGAAGAGGTGGTCAAAACAACAGACCGTATAAATCTGGCTACAAGAAAGATTGTTGATAATGTAGATGAGCTGGAAAGCTTTTTCCTTGAAGCTATTGAGAATGGGTGTGAAGGCCTTGTATGTAAATCATTGCAGCCAGACTCAATCTATCAGGCAGGTAAAAGAGGCTTCCTCTGGATTAAATATAAAAGGGATTATAAATCCCATCTTGCAGATACATTAGACCTTGTTGTTGTTGGAGCCTTTTATGGAAAAGGCCAGAGGGCAGGTAAATTCGGTTCTCTGCTTATGGCCTGTTATGACCCTGAAACTGACCAGTTCAAAACTGTATGTAAAGTCGGGACAGGTTTTACGGAGGATGATTTTAACAAATTAGAAGAACTCCTTGCACCTCACCAGATAGACCATAAACATCCACGGGTTAACTCAATTCTTACAGCTGATATATGGTATGAGCCTTATCTTGTCCTTGAAATAACTGGAGCTGAACTGACATTATCTCCTGTTCATACCTGTGGCTGGGATAAAATAAAACTTAATAGAGGACTTGGTCTTAGATTTCCACGATTTACAGGAAGATATAGATTTGATAAAAGGCCTGAAGACGCAACAACAGAAGCAGAGATTATTGAGATGTATAAAAATCAGATTCAGATAAGGGTTTAA
- a CDS encoding NAD(P)/FAD-dependent oxidoreductase: MEKYDVIIIGGGPAGLTCALTLASANGKFPFVEGKKYLVLYDEYSDLDKAFLRNVPGVEAIEGKKFLQKIREQLKQYYNVTQSQEKVIKAYGEKGNFVVETEKGNKYSGDYLVIATGFHKFEIEGLDVEVVTHRKSPRPGKIMIKNNDGKVKEGLFVAGLVAGALTMFASASGSGAEVACDILSEWAGKTVVVHDVPESD; encoded by the coding sequence ATGGAAAAATACGATGTAATCATAATAGGTGGAGGTCCGGCAGGATTAACATGTGCTTTAACTCTGGCATCTGCAAATGGCAAATTTCCTTTTGTTGAAGGGAAAAAATATCTTGTTTTGTATGATGAATATTCTGATTTAGATAAAGCGTTTCTCAGAAATGTTCCAGGGGTTGAGGCTATAGAAGGTAAAAAATTTCTACAAAAAATCAGGGAGCAGCTCAAACAATACTATAATGTCACTCAATCTCAAGAAAAAGTTATAAAAGCCTATGGAGAAAAAGGAAATTTTGTTGTTGAAACTGAAAAAGGAAACAAATATTCAGGGGATTATCTTGTTATTGCTACAGGATTTCATAAATTTGAGATAGAAGGTCTTGATGTGGAAGTAGTCACACACAGAAAATCTCCAAGACCTGGAAAAATAATGATCAAAAATAATGATGGAAAGGTAAAAGAAGGCTTATTTGTGGCTGGTCTGGTTGCTGGTGCACTTACAATGTTTGCCTCAGCTTCAGGTTCAGGTGCAGAGGTAGCATGTGATATCTTATCAGAATGGGCAGGTAAAACAGTTGTGGTTCATGACGTTCCTGAAAGTGATTAG
- a CDS encoding transposase: MSSKKVKRSLRIELNNADPTTNIVLGYLTYHAGKLWNEANYLVKNKLAKPNKFDLYNKLKDTSIHKKSLQSRTAQIVLDELSRSWQNFFDYLQTPEKYPSPVKPPKFNKKKSPHRPVIYDKTGFKIEGNTIRLSLSKELKQHLKEKHSIDIDYLRIETGLDLSQLNVLNIQITPYKAYGNITYRLNIVYEKEIKETKPQTDKVLATDYGVSNFATIVIENQPISYIVDGKGIQSLLRKYLKKLAKWQKKRDNLLNKGLPTSRVDNILHRIQKRINNLIRDFSHKVSNLIVELAKKYKVSHIVIGKLQESKNKGSRLSSIIDQMLSLLSHGRVSKQVEYKASEYGIKVVLVDESYTSGVDSLKDVAVSKENYTPEARKHRELFKSILGLVNADVNGARNILKKFKKSFYDCITGLKKTI; this comes from the coding sequence ATGAGTAGCAAGAAAGTAAAAAGAAGCTTAAGAATAGAGCTTAACAATGCAGACCCAACCACAAACATAGTATTAGGCTATCTAACTTACCACGCAGGAAAACTATGGAATGAGGCAAACTACCTTGTAAAAAACAAACTGGCAAAACCAAACAAGTTTGACCTATACAACAAACTAAAAGACACTTCCATACATAAAAAATCCCTACAAAGCAGAACAGCACAAATTGTTTTAGATGAACTTTCAAGAAGCTGGCAAAACTTTTTTGACTATCTACAGACACCAGAAAAATATCCATCACCAGTAAAACCACCAAAATTCAATAAGAAGAAATCACCACATAGACCAGTAATTTACGATAAAACAGGATTTAAGATAGAAGGAAACACAATAAGACTGTCTCTATCAAAAGAGCTGAAACAACACCTAAAAGAAAAACACAGTATAGACATAGATTACTTGAGAATTGAAACAGGATTAGACCTAAGTCAGTTAAATGTGTTAAATATACAAATCACACCATACAAAGCATACGGCAATATAACATACAGGCTAAATATAGTATATGAGAAAGAAATAAAGGAAACCAAACCACAAACAGATAAAGTATTAGCAACAGACTATGGAGTATCAAACTTTGCGACGATTGTGATAGAGAACCAGCCAATAAGCTATATAGTAGATGGAAAAGGAATACAATCCCTATTAAGAAAATACCTAAAGAAATTAGCTAAATGGCAAAAGAAAAGAGATAATCTACTAAACAAAGGACTACCAACAAGTAGAGTGGATAATATACTCCACAGAATACAAAAGAGAATAAACAACCTGATAAGAGACTTTAGCCATAAAGTTTCAAATCTAATAGTAGAACTTGCAAAAAAATATAAAGTGTCTCACATAGTAATAGGAAAACTACAAGAAAGCAAAAACAAAGGAAGCAGACTATCAAGCATAATAGACCAGATGCTTAGCTTACTATCACACGGTAGAGTATCAAAGCAGGTAGAATACAAAGCAAGTGAATACGGAATAAAAGTAGTCTTAGTAGATGAGAGCTATACTTCAGGTGTGGACAGCTTAAAAGATGTAGCTGTCAGCAAAGAAAATTACACACCTGAAGCAAGGAAACACAGGGAACTATTTAAAAGCATATTAGGATTAGTAAATGCAGATGTAAACGGAGCGAGAAACATACTTAAAAAGTTTAAAAAGAGTTTTTACGATTGCATTACAGGATTAAAGAAAACAATCTGA
- a CDS encoding leucyl aminopeptidase, which produces MKFKITSGHLKNARTKAVISFIFKEQKKLPEEIAQLDEILEGAISALKKETKFSGDFGKILTVPSLGKGKADFIILIGAGSKRDFDLDKARRLGAAAVRKMRGMKIDKAMIDAEALSIKDEDPDVAQAITEGVILGNYRFDKYISKKDEFEPKEVQIRVKRKYKNAAEEKVRIGKILAEAQNFTRDLVNEPGNVINPQKLAEIAEELAKEYGFEVKIYDEDEIEKMGMNAYLAVARGSANPPRFIHLTYRPKKAKKEIALVGKGLTFDSGGLNIKPGDYMRWMKSDKAGACAVLGIFKAIGELKPDVAVHGVIAAAENMPDGKSYRPDDIIVAKNGVSIEIGNTDAEGRLTLADALCYVSELKPDAIIDMATLTGACIVALGEYTAGVMGNNQRLINQILETSEKTGEWMWQLPFNDMLREHIKAPNADVYNIGTTRYGGAITAGLFLEKFVDKNIPWVHIDIAGPAHNTKGWYYHPKGATGFPVRTITTFLMENSK; this is translated from the coding sequence ATGAAGTTTAAAATAACAAGTGGGCATCTAAAAAATGCCAGAACAAAAGCAGTAATTTCCTTTATTTTCAAGGAACAGAAAAAACTTCCTGAGGAAATAGCACAGCTTGATGAAATTTTAGAAGGGGCTATATCAGCACTAAAAAAGGAAACAAAATTCAGTGGAGATTTTGGGAAAATTCTGACTGTTCCATCTCTTGGGAAAGGAAAAGCTGATTTCATAATTCTTATAGGTGCAGGTTCAAAAAGGGATTTTGACCTTGACAAAGCAAGAAGGCTTGGTGCTGCAGCTGTTAGAAAAATGAGAGGTATGAAAATAGACAAAGCAATGATTGATGCTGAAGCTCTTTCAATTAAGGATGAAGACCCTGATGTAGCACAGGCAATTACAGAGGGAGTAATACTCGGTAATTATAGATTTGATAAATATATCTCTAAAAAAGATGAATTTGAGCCTAAAGAAGTTCAAATCAGAGTAAAAAGAAAATACAAAAATGCTGCAGAAGAAAAGGTAAGAATAGGAAAAATACTGGCAGAGGCTCAGAACTTTACCAGAGACCTTGTAAATGAGCCAGGAAACGTCATAAATCCTCAAAAACTGGCAGAAATCGCAGAAGAACTGGCAAAAGAATATGGATTTGAAGTCAAGATCTATGATGAAGATGAGATAGAAAAAATGGGTATGAATGCCTATCTGGCAGTTGCCAGAGGAAGTGCAAATCCTCCAAGATTTATTCATCTGACATACAGACCAAAAAAGGCTAAAAAGGAGATAGCCCTTGTTGGTAAAGGCTTAACATTTGATAGTGGTGGTCTTAATATAAAGCCTGGAGATTATATGAGATGGATGAAATCTGACAAAGCCGGAGCATGTGCCGTTCTGGGAATATTCAAAGCAATTGGTGAGCTTAAACCTGACGTGGCTGTTCATGGTGTTATCGCTGCAGCAGAAAATATGCCTGATGGTAAATCCTATAGACCAGATGATATTATTGTTGCAAAAAATGGTGTAAGTATAGAGATTGGAAATACCGATGCAGAAGGAAGATTAACCCTTGCAGATGCACTCTGTTATGTATCTGAACTTAAACCAGATGCAATTATAGATATGGCAACACTTACAGGTGCATGTATAGTTGCCCTTGGTGAATACACTGCAGGTGTAATGGGTAATAACCAGCGATTAATCAATCAGATTCTTGAAACATCTGAAAAAACAGGGGAATGGATGTGGCAACTGCCATTTAACGATATGCTTAGAGAGCATATAAAAGCTCCTAATGCAGATGTTTACAACATTGGAACAACAAGGTATGGTGGTGCTATAACAGCAGGATTATTCCTTGAGAAATTTGTTGATAAAAATATCCCATGGGTTCATATAGATATTGCGGGACCTGCCCATAATACGAAAGGCTGGTATTATCATCCGAAAGGAGCGACAGGATTTCCTGTTAGAACAATAACAACATTTTTAATGGAAAATTCCAAGTGA
- a CDS encoding 3-oxoacyl-[acyl-carrier-protein] synthase III C-terminal domain-containing protein, protein MKVYIARIKKILPPSYDLDYISEKIYPKELAGEKITKLVKKFAKNMHIKQKPTAIDLDSIPEIKLKRKEDHPKEWGKKIVKELSEKIGIENIGFLSVAYNVTYNKDFLPNLTSQIVMETGLKTDIPPEELAYYGCAAGVISLKNAAEFCKKFNKAAISFTFDQCSNIASFIYDPKNPMFKEAIKSNLLFSDGGVGILLIPESMKSKFDHPLIELIEFKIDHVPGNTIRMENGVFVLENSLKDEIPPIVSEKVIKPILSEKDIPLSDIKEWALHQGGPAILEEFKKPEILGLSEEQLSTSYEMFNIYGNMSAPSCLLVLDKYFSNKENKSGTKGMIVGFGAGYYMASALYKWE, encoded by the coding sequence ATGAAGGTTTACATTGCAAGAATTAAAAAGATTTTACCCCCATCCTATGATCTTGATTATATCTCAGAAAAAATTTATCCAAAGGAACTGGCTGGAGAAAAAATAACAAAATTGGTTAAAAAATTTGCAAAAAATATGCATATTAAACAGAAACCTACAGCCATAGATCTGGATAGTATTCCAGAAATAAAACTTAAAAGAAAAGAAGATCACCCAAAAGAATGGGGAAAAAAGATTGTAAAAGAATTATCAGAAAAAATAGGAATTGAAAATATAGGCTTTCTATCTGTAGCTTATAATGTAACTTATAACAAGGATTTTTTACCAAATCTTACAAGTCAAATTGTTATGGAAACAGGTTTAAAAACAGATATTCCCCCTGAAGAGTTAGCATATTATGGATGTGCTGCTGGCGTAATTTCATTAAAAAATGCAGCAGAATTTTGTAAAAAATTCAACAAAGCAGCAATATCATTTACATTTGATCAATGCTCAAATATTGCAAGTTTTATATATGACCCCAAAAACCCTATGTTTAAAGAGGCTATAAAATCAAATCTATTATTTTCAGATGGAGGCGTTGGTATCTTATTAATTCCAGAAAGTATGAAAAGCAAATTTGATCATCCTTTAATTGAACTTATAGAGTTTAAAATAGATCATGTTCCTGGGAACACTATAAGAATGGAGAATGGAGTATTTGTTTTAGAAAACAGCCTAAAGGATGAAATTCCTCCTATCGTTTCTGAGAAAGTTATAAAACCTATTTTGTCTGAAAAGGATATTCCCTTATCAGACATAAAAGAATGGGCTTTACATCAGGGAGGACCTGCAATTCTTGAAGAATTTAAAAAACCAGAAATTCTTGGTCTCTCAGAAGAACAGCTTTCAACCTCGTATGAAATGTTCAATATATATGGAAATATGAGTGCTCCAAGCTGTCTACTTGTGTTGGATAAATATTTTTCAAACAAAGAGAATAAATCAGGCACTAAAGGTATGATTGTGGGTTTTGGAGCAGGATATTATATGGCTTCTGCACTTTATAAGTGGGAATAA
- a CDS encoding desulfoferrodoxin family protein: protein MPKINNYVDISQIDKEAKRDYIDRHSPFVHVEGEAVKGQKLKVKVKVGEEYCHPDDFDHYIAWVQLWDGDTFLGQATFVPGVQGNQCSQAEVDFYIVPTKNKLKLQAMSYCTKHGLWQGPEVEVEVKEAEAPAGV, encoded by the coding sequence ATGCCAAAAATAAACAATTACGTGGACATTTCTCAGATTGACAAAGAAGCAAAAAGAGACTACATTGACAGACACTCTCCATTTGTTCATGTAGAAGGTGAAGCTGTAAAAGGACAAAAACTCAAAGTTAAAGTAAAAGTTGGTGAAGAATACTGCCACCCAGATGACTTTGACCACTATATTGCATGGGTTCAACTCTGGGACGGAGACACATTCCTTGGACAGGCTACATTTGTTCCAGGAGTTCAAGGAAACCAATGTTCACAAGCAGAAGTAGATTTCTACATTGTTCCAACTAAAAACAAACTCAAACTCCAGGCTATGAGCTACTGCACAAAGCACGGTCTCTGGCAAGGCCCAGAAGTAGAAGTAGAAGTCAAAGAAGCTGAAGCACCTGCCGGTGTTTAA
- a CDS encoding type II toxin-antitoxin system VapC family toxin — protein sequence MNNKIFIDISIFIESFKGNPIAKEILEKSIDKFDICINGIVFSEVIFRLISLESGKSALTLKSQKEMSPVINKIKDYSELLLIFDVLGENKNILEMSLRLMKKYNLLTNDAIILATCKYYSIDKLASLDKDFEDVTQSEGIKLIQNVSDIE from the coding sequence ATGAACAATAAAATATTTATTGATATCTCAATTTTTATTGAAAGTTTTAAAGGAAATCCTATTGCAAAAGAAATATTAGAAAAATCAATAGATAAATTTGATATCTGTATAAATGGTATTGTATTCTCTGAAGTAATATTTAGGCTAATTTCTTTGGAATCCGGAAAGTCAGCATTAACACTTAAAAGTCAGAAAGAAATGTCCCCTGTAATTAATAAAATAAAGGACTACTCAGAATTACTCTTAATATTTGATGTATTGGGAGAAAACAAAAATATTTTGGAAATGTCTCTTAGATTAATGAAAAAATATAATCTGTTAACTAATGATGCTATTATCTTAGCTACTTGCAAATATTACAGTATAGATAAGTTAGCATCCTTAGATAAGGATTTTGAGGATGTCACCCAAAGTGAAGGAATTAAACTAATTCAGAATGTAAGCGACATAGAATAA